One Salinimonas marina DNA segment encodes these proteins:
- a CDS encoding TonB-dependent receptor, producing MKKSQLSCAVLAALASVSIQAQQNDNNSPGAKIETIEVTATKRAESIQDVPVAVTALNGEALENMGIDNFQDYVEFLPNVTFQGTGPGQNEIYIRGAATTQSNIMLSSVQALQPSVAFYVDEQPVSMAGRNLDVYATDVQRVEVLPGPQGTLFGASSQAGTVRLITKKPQHDAFTAGADTNISFTKGGDMSNAVEAYFNMPVTDDLAVRVAAYNDQQGGWIDNVLNEPGEGGYISSAQVISRISGGVLADPVAMDANRITNPDISSPVDAAVVSPRNDALVEDNFNDASYAGARFGLSYLFNADWDLLVQHTQQTLETEGVFAYDPNLEGESSTNRFQPEENTDEFGLTTWTLEGRLEKLDLVYTGGYLDREIDTLADYTGYTNGGLFSAYYVCNYGGSVAAEDERCLDPTKYYREDTTTTRTTHELRFNTTMDTPWRVTAGLFYDDQEVATVGQFNIASTEKFPAMARTLVGTESINSDGGPFPADVSFINDITHTIEQVAVFGQLEYELTKDLTASIGARWYQIDDEYKGSTSTVDVSRRIRAFGTLDDSELAAVGLDPVAVNAAIDSGQLIIDDLESDGVLSVDDTIFKFSLDYKLSDDVLFFANYSEGFRPPVTNRVGGGLASNQSGKFENFRIPVYSTTDTLDNYEVGMKGDFLDGILRVNATAYYSEITDLQTSRFDPTNISFLVFTDNVGDAEIKGMDANITWLATDDLVINAAFSLLDTELTRINSELAGISAGVGSELPYSANFSGNINARYFFEMQEGRRGYVNGSVSYTGDRLAGMVMDAYVMEDATQLIYGTGSGLTIEDEAAVYEGVTYGNADGETFRGGRYVQDSYFIANLAVGVTNDVWKAELYIDNVLDENAVLNIDTQQFTPKVVTNRPRTIGVRLSYDYY from the coding sequence ATGAAAAAGTCTCAGCTAAGCTGCGCCGTTCTGGCCGCACTGGCATCAGTATCCATCCAGGCCCAGCAAAATGATAACAATAGCCCGGGCGCCAAAATTGAAACTATTGAGGTTACCGCGACCAAGCGCGCCGAATCTATTCAGGATGTCCCCGTAGCCGTCACCGCGTTAAATGGCGAAGCACTGGAAAATATGGGCATCGATAACTTTCAGGATTATGTCGAGTTTCTGCCCAATGTGACCTTTCAGGGCACCGGCCCTGGACAAAATGAAATTTATATTCGGGGCGCCGCCACCACCCAGTCCAATATCATGTTGTCATCAGTGCAGGCACTGCAGCCATCCGTGGCATTTTATGTTGATGAGCAACCGGTTTCTATGGCCGGACGAAACCTGGATGTTTACGCCACCGATGTACAGCGGGTTGAAGTACTTCCGGGGCCGCAGGGCACCTTGTTCGGGGCCAGTTCGCAAGCCGGAACGGTGCGTTTAATCACCAAAAAGCCCCAGCATGATGCCTTTACCGCAGGCGCCGATACCAACATCTCGTTCACCAAAGGTGGGGATATGAGTAATGCCGTGGAAGCCTATTTCAATATGCCGGTGACCGACGATTTGGCGGTGCGCGTAGCAGCCTACAACGACCAGCAGGGTGGCTGGATTGATAATGTTCTTAATGAGCCGGGCGAAGGCGGTTACATCAGCAGCGCCCAGGTTATCAGTCGTATATCCGGTGGTGTACTGGCGGACCCGGTGGCAATGGATGCTAACCGCATCACCAATCCTGATATCAGCAGCCCAGTGGATGCGGCTGTGGTCTCACCACGCAATGATGCATTGGTTGAAGACAACTTTAATGACGCCAGCTATGCCGGCGCGCGTTTTGGTCTTTCCTATCTGTTTAATGCTGACTGGGATCTGCTGGTTCAGCATACCCAGCAAACCCTGGAAACCGAAGGCGTGTTTGCCTACGATCCAAATCTGGAAGGCGAAAGCTCTACCAACCGCTTTCAGCCTGAAGAAAATACCGATGAGTTTGGCCTGACAACCTGGACCCTGGAAGGACGGCTGGAAAAACTGGACCTGGTGTATACCGGCGGCTATCTGGATCGGGAAATTGACACCCTGGCCGATTACACCGGTTATACCAATGGCGGCTTATTTTCGGCCTATTATGTGTGTAATTATGGCGGTAGCGTGGCGGCCGAGGATGAACGTTGTTTGGATCCGACCAAGTATTATCGTGAAGATACCACCACCACCCGCACCACCCATGAATTACGCTTTAATACCACCATGGATACACCGTGGCGGGTGACCGCCGGCTTATTTTACGATGACCAGGAAGTAGCGACGGTGGGTCAGTTTAACATTGCCAGCACCGAAAAATTTCCGGCTATGGCCCGTACCCTGGTAGGTACAGAAAGCATTAACAGTGATGGCGGGCCGTTTCCGGCCGATGTCAGCTTTATCAATGATATTACCCACACTATCGAGCAGGTGGCGGTTTTTGGTCAGCTTGAATACGAGCTTACCAAAGACCTGACGGCCAGTATTGGCGCGCGCTGGTATCAAATTGATGATGAATACAAAGGCTCTACTTCGACGGTGGATGTGTCCCGTCGTATTCGGGCTTTTGGAACCCTGGATGACAGCGAGCTGGCGGCCGTTGGGCTGGACCCGGTGGCGGTAAATGCCGCTATCGACAGCGGTCAGTTGATTATCGATGATCTGGAGTCAGATGGGGTACTGTCGGTGGATGACACCATCTTTAAATTCTCGCTGGATTACAAACTGAGCGATGATGTGCTGTTTTTTGCCAATTACTCTGAAGGTTTCCGTCCGCCGGTCACCAATCGGGTTGGTGGCGGTCTGGCGTCAAACCAGTCAGGCAAGTTTGAAAACTTCCGGATCCCGGTTTATTCCACCACCGATACGCTGGACAACTATGAAGTGGGTATGAAAGGCGACTTTCTGGATGGAATTTTACGGGTAAATGCCACGGCGTATTACTCTGAGATCACCGACCTGCAAACCTCGCGTTTTGATCCCACCAATATCTCCTTTCTGGTCTTTACCGACAATGTGGGCGATGCGGAAATTAAAGGAATGGACGCCAATATTACCTGGCTGGCCACCGATGATTTGGTGATCAATGCTGCCTTCAGCCTGCTCGACACTGAGCTGACCCGGATCAATTCAGAACTGGCCGGTATTTCGGCAGGCGTAGGCTCTGAACTGCCTTATTCGGCAAATTTTTCTGGTAATATCAATGCCCGCTACTTCTTTGAAATGCAGGAAGGGCGTCGCGGCTACGTTAATGGCTCGGTAAGCTACACCGGCGATCGTCTGGCCGGCATGGTGATGGATGCCTATGTGATGGAAGATGCCACGCAATTGATTTATGGCACCGGTTCAGGGCTGACGATTGAAGATGAAGCGGCAGTGTATGAAGGCGTGACCTATGGCAATGCAGACGGCGAAACCTTCCGTGGTGGCCGCTATGTGCAGGACTCGTACTTTATTGCGAATCTGGCCGTCGGGGTTACCAACGATGTTTGGAAAGCCGAGCTTTATATCGATAATGTGTTGGATGAAAACGCGGTATTGAACATCGATACCCAGCAATTCACCCCTAAAGTGGTGACCAATCGTCCGCGTACCATCGGGGTAAGACTGTCTTACGACTACTACTAG
- a CDS encoding tetratricopeptide repeat-containing sulfotransferase family protein produces the protein MAEQAPASTKKIPLATIQQAIGQSQFAQAIDMCNHQLAQNPAPGEHIQLWYMLAVAQRLNKQPEHALETLHQLLELQPDHGRAFQEKGYCLRSMGQTREAAAAFYQATRFNPALISAWQQLLSQYQASGNRDALQLATQHLKHLQGLPRPVLGAYDLMYEGQLYKAEQVCRQFLQQHKHHFEAMLLLAELGIRMKVYHDAEFLLESCTTLYPQDERGQIAYQSLLLKLGKYPQAVSLARQRLQGNPDNLSALTALAEGLSGTGELTEAVAIYQQLLDINPDKPGLWLALGHLHKSSGALEAAISAYMKAAEYQPDLGDAYWSLANTKTYRFTDPLLEKMQQLEAEPNTGLTDRIHLCFALGKAYEDKTEYQQSFAFYQRGNRLQKSTLDFDIRRTEKALHTQQQVCDRTLFEMDYGHPATDPIFIVGLPRAGSTLLEQILSSHSQIDGTMELHDILGIASELAGQKDGYPHNLHRLSDTQCRALGQRYLDQTRAYRQGGRFFIDKMPNNFVHIGLIKKILPNARIIDARRDPLACCFSGYKQLFGDGQEFSYDLQDIGRYYKAYEQLMNHWHQVLPGQILTVQHESVLDDLEGQVRRLLTFIGVEFEAQCLEFYNTRRAIKTPSSEQVRQPIYQSGRHQYKAYTAYLTPLFEVLGQAPPQH, from the coding sequence ATGGCTGAACAAGCACCTGCATCAACGAAAAAAATACCGCTGGCGACAATCCAGCAGGCGATAGGTCAATCACAGTTTGCTCAGGCAATCGACATGTGTAACCACCAACTGGCACAGAACCCGGCCCCAGGCGAACATATCCAGCTATGGTATATGCTGGCGGTGGCACAACGGTTAAACAAGCAGCCAGAACATGCCCTGGAGACATTACACCAGCTATTGGAACTGCAGCCGGACCATGGCCGGGCGTTTCAGGAAAAAGGCTATTGTTTGCGCAGTATGGGCCAGACCCGTGAGGCTGCTGCGGCGTTTTATCAGGCCACCCGGTTCAATCCTGCCCTGATCAGTGCCTGGCAGCAACTTCTGAGTCAGTACCAGGCTTCGGGGAATAGGGATGCTTTGCAACTGGCCACTCAACACCTTAAGCATTTGCAAGGTTTACCGCGACCGGTGCTCGGGGCCTACGATCTGATGTACGAAGGGCAGCTTTATAAGGCCGAGCAGGTTTGCCGACAATTTTTACAGCAACATAAGCATCATTTTGAAGCAATGTTACTGCTGGCCGAGCTGGGCATCCGAATGAAGGTGTATCACGATGCCGAATTTTTGCTTGAAAGCTGCACCACTTTATACCCGCAGGATGAACGTGGCCAGATTGCCTATCAAAGCTTACTGCTGAAGCTGGGTAAGTACCCGCAGGCGGTGAGCCTGGCCCGGCAGCGATTACAGGGCAATCCTGACAATCTGTCGGCGCTCACCGCGCTGGCCGAAGGCTTAAGCGGTACCGGGGAGTTGACCGAAGCCGTGGCAATTTACCAGCAACTTCTTGACATCAACCCGGACAAACCCGGCCTGTGGCTGGCTCTGGGTCACCTGCATAAAAGCTCAGGCGCGCTGGAAGCGGCGATAAGTGCCTATATGAAGGCAGCTGAGTATCAGCCGGATTTAGGCGATGCGTACTGGAGCCTGGCGAATACCAAAACCTACCGCTTCACCGACCCCTTGCTTGAAAAAATGCAGCAACTGGAGGCTGAGCCGAACACCGGCCTTACCGATCGTATCCATTTATGCTTTGCCCTTGGCAAAGCTTATGAAGATAAAACTGAATATCAGCAGTCATTTGCGTTTTATCAGCGCGGCAACCGCTTACAAAAATCCACCCTGGACTTTGATATACGCCGTACCGAAAAAGCCTTACACACTCAGCAGCAGGTATGCGACAGAACCTTGTTTGAAATGGATTATGGCCACCCGGCTACTGACCCCATCTTTATTGTGGGTTTGCCCCGGGCCGGGTCAACTTTGCTGGAGCAGATTTTGTCGTCCCATTCCCAAATCGACGGCACCATGGAGCTGCATGATATTTTAGGCATTGCGTCTGAACTGGCGGGGCAGAAAGACGGCTACCCGCACAACCTGCACCGTCTAAGTGATACGCAGTGCCGGGCACTGGGACAACGGTATCTGGATCAAACCCGTGCCTATCGCCAGGGCGGCAGGTTTTTTATCGATAAAATGCCCAACAATTTTGTGCATATTGGTCTGATAAAAAAGATTCTACCCAATGCCAGAATTATAGATGCCCGTCGCGACCCACTGGCATGTTGCTTCAGTGGCTATAAACAATTATTTGGTGATGGCCAGGAATTTAGCTACGATTTGCAGGATATTGGTCGCTATTATAAGGCTTATGAACAACTGATGAACCACTGGCATCAGGTCCTGCCCGGTCAGATTCTCACCGTGCAACATGAGTCCGTACTGGATGATCTTGAAGGGCAGGTGCGCCGCTTACTGACCTTTATCGGCGTAGAATTTGAAGCGCAGTGCCTGGAGTTCTACAATACCCGTCGGGCGATTAAAACCCCAAGCTCTGAGCAAGTGCGCCAGCCCATCTATCAAAGCGGCCGGCATCAGTACAAAGCGTATACTGCGTATCTGACGCCGTTATTTGAGGTACTGGGCCAGGCCCCGCCACAACATTAG
- a CDS encoding BCCT family transporter — protein sequence MSSDEPEQGQLNKKVFISSSILIAALMAFAASGPDFAGQIFQGAQDTIVTNGSWFYVATVAIILIFVVYLGVSRFGEMRLGPDHSKPEFSMPTWISMLFAAGMGIGLMFFGVAEPIMHFQTPPTAEPGTVDAVREAMKTTFFHWGVHAWAIYAIVALILGYFAFRHNLPLTMRSALYPLIGDKIYGWTGHIVDIFAVTSTIFGVSTSLGLGAAQINSGLSYVFDIPNTSLIQIAIMAFVVLLAIVSVATGLEKGIRRLSETNMVLAILLLLFIFVVGPTVFILQAYMQNTGAYLSDIVRNTLNLFAYDKTDWIGGWTIFYWGWWLAWAPFVGLFIARVSYGRTIREFIFGVLLIPTAFTLLWMTVFGNTAIDLVLNQGVTQLASMVQDDSSVALFVFLENFPFSDVLTMLAVVMVMIFFVTSCDSGAMVVDMLCSHGSNNTPLWQRVYWAVLVGVVASILLYAGGLSALQTMTIVSALPFAVILLIAMYGLLKALRIDGNKRESLLLTAMQPQPTEADKNWRDRLENITNFPNERTVHRFMQKTAEPALREVGTEFEEQGFNVVLESKPESLRLTVGMGDEMNFVYAVYVTMEEQPEFVPNDDGTATASDSDQTYCRAEVHLSEGGQNYDIVGWSKLAIINDVIDHYHKHQHFLHLMK from the coding sequence GTGAGCAGTGATGAACCCGAACAAGGTCAATTGAACAAGAAGGTATTTATATCTTCGTCCATATTGATAGCTGCACTTATGGCCTTTGCCGCCTCCGGCCCCGATTTCGCCGGCCAGATTTTTCAGGGGGCGCAGGACACCATAGTCACCAATGGCAGCTGGTTTTATGTTGCCACCGTCGCCATCATTCTGATTTTTGTGGTGTATCTTGGCGTCTCTCGTTTTGGTGAGATGCGCTTAGGCCCGGATCATTCAAAACCCGAGTTTTCGATGCCAACCTGGATCTCGATGCTGTTTGCCGCGGGCATGGGCATTGGTCTGATGTTTTTTGGTGTCGCTGAACCTATTATGCACTTTCAAACCCCGCCCACCGCTGAGCCAGGCACGGTAGATGCGGTTCGTGAAGCCATGAAAACCACGTTTTTCCACTGGGGGGTTCACGCCTGGGCTATTTACGCGATTGTGGCACTGATTCTGGGCTACTTTGCATTTCGTCATAATTTACCGCTGACCATGCGCTCTGCCCTGTATCCGCTAATTGGCGATAAGATTTATGGCTGGACCGGTCATATTGTCGATATCTTTGCTGTTACCTCGACAATCTTTGGTGTGTCCACCTCGCTGGGTCTGGGGGCTGCACAGATTAACTCCGGCTTAAGCTATGTATTTGATATACCGAACACCAGCCTGATTCAAATTGCCATTATGGCGTTTGTAGTACTGCTGGCCATTGTGTCGGTAGCCACCGGTCTTGAAAAAGGCATCCGCCGGTTATCCGAAACCAACATGGTGTTAGCGATTTTGCTGCTGCTGTTTATTTTTGTGGTAGGCCCTACGGTGTTTATCCTACAAGCCTATATGCAAAATACCGGCGCGTATTTGTCGGATATTGTGCGTAATACGCTCAATTTATTTGCCTACGATAAAACCGACTGGATTGGCGGCTGGACTATCTTCTACTGGGGCTGGTGGCTAGCCTGGGCACCGTTTGTTGGTTTATTTATTGCCCGGGTTTCTTATGGCCGTACCATTCGCGAATTTATCTTCGGTGTATTGCTGATTCCTACCGCCTTTACCTTATTGTGGATGACGGTGTTTGGTAATACCGCCATTGATCTGGTGTTAAACCAGGGGGTGACCCAGCTGGCCAGTATGGTTCAGGACGACTCATCGGTGGCCCTCTTCGTGTTCTTGGAAAACTTCCCGTTCTCGGATGTGTTAACGATGCTGGCCGTAGTCATGGTTATGATTTTCTTTGTGACCTCCTGTGACTCCGGCGCCATGGTTGTAGACATGCTTTGTTCTCACGGCAGCAACAATACGCCTTTATGGCAACGTGTGTACTGGGCAGTTCTAGTCGGCGTGGTAGCGTCTATCCTGCTGTATGCCGGGGGTCTTAGCGCCCTGCAAACCATGACCATCGTCTCGGCACTGCCTTTTGCCGTGATTCTGCTGATTGCCATGTATGGCTTACTCAAAGCCCTACGTATAGATGGCAATAAACGCGAAAGCCTGCTGTTGACGGCAATGCAACCTCAGCCGACCGAAGCCGACAAAAACTGGCGTGACCGGCTGGAAAATATCACCAACTTTCCGAATGAGCGTACCGTACATCGGTTTATGCAAAAAACCGCTGAACCGGCACTGCGCGAAGTGGGTACTGAGTTTGAGGAGCAAGGCTTTAATGTGGTGCTTGAAAGCAAGCCCGAGTCACTGCGACTGACCGTCGGCATGGGCGATGAGATGAACTTTGTCTATGCGGTCTATGTCACTATGGAAGAACAGCCAGAATTTGTGCCCAATGATGATGGCACCGCGACGGCCAGTGATTCCGACCAGACCTATTGCCGCGCCGAGGTTCATTTAAGCGAAGGTGGTCAGAATTACGATATCGTAGGCTGGTCCAAGCTTGCCATCATCAACGATGTCATAGATCATTACCAC